One window of the Camelina sativa cultivar DH55 chromosome 1, Cs, whole genome shotgun sequence genome contains the following:
- the LOC104793033 gene encoding thymocyte nuclear protein 1-like, with protein MGKTKRYWLLKTEPSEWSWSDQEANGGISKWDGVKNKQAQKNLKSMTLGDLCFFYHSGTKSRCVVGVVEVSREWYTDDDDDDGAVDVKGVGEMRKCVDLKEMKGDKGIKDFVLFRQPRLSVVPVEEDVWKKICELGNGFCGDDGKEDCESSDAS; from the coding sequence atggggaaaacgAAGCGATACTGGTTACTCAAAACAGAGCCAAGTGAGTGGTCATGGTCAGACCAAGAAGCAAACGGTGGCATCAGCAAATGGGACGGTGTCAAGAACAAACAAGCTCAGAAGAATCTAAAGTCCATGACTTTAGGcgatctctgtttcttctacCATTCCGGAACCAAATCGAGATGCGTCGTTGGTGTGGTGGAGGTATCGCGTGAATGGTAcaccgatgatgatgatgatgatggagcgGTAGATGTGAAAGGGGTTGGTGAGATGAGGAAATGTGTGGATTTGAAAGAGATGAAAGGAGACAAAGGGATtaaggattttgttttgttcagaCAGCCGAGGTTGTCTGTTGTTCCGGTTGAGGAAGATGTTTGGAAAAAGATCTGTGAATTGGGAAATGGGTTTTGTGGAGATGATGGTAAGGAAGATTGTGAAAGCAGTGATGCGTCTTGA